A stretch of the Plasmodium berghei ANKA genome assembly, chromosome: 10 genome encodes the following:
- a CDS encoding DnaJ protein, putative, translating to MDIFSLASNLQQIAIGGVNFVNSKLRKKSLNTECNYVTYTVIGENEKEPYDTNIFFLPFKICTRIKLKKFKEYFPFEGNVIFRFKTQLTDLVDVINEGIINNQPLLKGDQINASKKITLDENEISNILKQDKLNYIWLDVTNDEALIPLYNGGIVVKVLFINHDNYKMYNNIYFKHVKCIEYNSEIYHANEKSCCSYILEKEENHNNSSNSNNENNNGSMQNQCGATNIKNNYIKKKFMNFNYSNNNNADYRNSENNSNKTNNTSNVNTGKNDNNNNNVMNNTNSNNAHGFKGELKNYKAYIKSYQDNSLSKKIIIENEEILNTQHINMDNGKTDDDNYFNEEYDQMHFTQNTNEIRNNFNTHDNKGNQLYNKILNENTKNNININIPINKGKMTENVLGRDNYHNSTNFLPAYQSNVENNSMGTQSQEKINIKNHKENQESVQSKVSNRLKELKEYRCQEEANFKEKIGISDKIKKQITKWSKNSDESYKDIKVMLSTLDDVLWENSDWKRVSVSDLISNPSVVKKAYKSAILLCHPDKHRGKPIERVIRAELIFQALNNAFKEKKGI from the exons ATGGATATTTTTTCGTTAGCTTCAAATTTGCAGCAGATAGCCATCGGTGGCgttaattttgtaaatagtAAATTAAGGAAAAAAAGTTTGAATACTGAATGCAATTACGTCACATATACAGTTATAGgggaaaatgaaaaagaaccgtatgatacaaatatatttttccttccatttaaaatatgtactAGAATTAAACTGAAAAAGTTTAAAGAATATTTCCCCTTTGAGGGGAATGTAATATTTCGCTTTAAAACGCAATTAACAGATTTAGTTGATGTTATAAATGAAGGGATAATCAATAATCAACCCTTATTAAAAGGAGATCAAATAAATGCATCTAAGAAAATAACTTtagatgaaaatgaaatcaGCAATATCCTAAAACaagataaattaaattacaTATGGCTAGACGTTACTAATGACGAGGCGCTTATACCATTATACAACGGTGGTATTGTTGTAAAggtattatttattaatcatgataattataaaatgtataataacatttattttaaacatGTAAAGTGTATTGAATATAATTCTGAAATATACCATGCTAACGAAAAAAGCTGCTGTTCGtatatattagaaaaagaagaaaatcaTAATAACAGTAGTAATTCTAATAATGAGAATAATAATGGGAGCATGCAAAATCAATGTGGGgctacaaatataaaaaacaattatattaaaaaaaaatttatgaattttaattattctaataataataatgctGACTATAGAAATAgcgaaaataatagtaacaaaacaaataacACTTCGAATGTTAACACtggaaaaaatgataataataataataacgtAATGAATAATACTAATAGTAACAACGCACATGGATTTAAAggtgaattaaaaaattataaagcATACATAAAGTCCTACCAAGATAATAGTttatcgaaaaaaataattattgaaaatgaGGAAATTCTCAATACAcaacatataaatatggatAATGGCAAAACAGATgatgataattattttaatgaaGAATATGATCAAATGCATTTTACACAAAATACAAACGAGataagaaataattttaatacgCATGATAATAAAGGTAATCAattgtataataaaattttaaatgaaaatacaaaaaataatataaatataaacatacCAATAAATAAAGGTAAAATGACTGAAAATGTGTTAGGAAGAGATAATTACCATAATTCAACAAATTTTTTACCAGCATATCAAAGTAatgtagaaaataattctatGGGTACACAATCacaagaaaaaattaatattaaaaatcaCAAGGAAAATCAAGAATCAGTCCAAAGTAAGGTAAGTAATCGtttaaaagaattaaaagaatataGATGCCAAGAAGAAGCtaattttaaagaaaaaataggTATATCggataaaattaaaaaacaaattactAAATGGTCTAAAAATTCTGACGAATCatataaagatataaaagTAATGTTAAGCACTTTGGATGATGTACTTTGGGAAAATTCAGACTGGAAGCGTGTCTCTGTGTCTGATTTAATATCAAATCCATCTGTAGTTAAAAAAGCATATAAAAGTGCTATCTTGTTATGCCATCCAGATAAACACAGAGGGAAACCAATAGAACGAGTG ATTCGCGCGGAATTGATTTTTCAGGCTCTAAACAATGCGttcaaagaaaaaaagggtatttaa
- a CDS encoding rhomboid protease ROM8, which produces MEKGNSCSNAKIFLESEDKTEKINGSKEYDDDDNNLKKGICSNTSMYDNVNEHREVENQPSGENEINNIKNHHLLKIYNGEVMPSNEDNMLLSSNNTIILLKCVNNKGKVRNGSKNSSKSNYKKEKYKRSHTKKEKKFKVNSAGEDLLSDSRDYPSLKVNYKINKKNHYEKTKKMGFPQMAMNDKNERISSSICTDNAKFINFLKEHGKNAHYKNRKRYNNLRRQQKKNVQKKEGNLKTINNYILDIHDRNMSSANMGSNNIHKSKTSLKYHTHDEQAEQAYLSELQIAESERSVKDKNRLKNYSNTIKEENKIIKQKDKIKALLSRTRRCFLFRKKTLRKRKEKIIIFLNHNYTPPENGKFNDHFYKTIHKDDLENLEEEKIYLHHNKGNTIKKIIYRIFPQFSIFSLILFVTFIQWVMFIILISVKSDFPLTPSNDSLKNFGSNFPYQIFKKAEVYRLFTALFLHSNFNHICANTYVQLTVGFLLEYLYGTYVVFLVYVFTGIYGIILSSPLTYCYSTTESSSSSSGIIGIFFSEILMMTNFNVDTISISVHLFCFFLLLLFLKFSLNTISINIYSHFFGFIGGFLIGIILKRNQLKYFLKNNLLIQILSLIFLIVSLATAIFVSTSVMQDCPY; this is translated from the exons ATGGAAAAAGGAAACTCATGTTCAAATGCTAAGATATTTTTAGAATCAGAAGATAAAactgaaaaaataaatggcAGTAAAGAATATGAcgatgatgataataactTAAAAAAAGGCATTTGTTCAAATACAAGCATGTATGATAACGTGAATGAACATAGAGAAGTTGAGAATCAACCTAGTGgagaaaatgaaataaataatattaaaaaccATCATTTgttgaaaatttataatgGCGAAGTGATGCCCTCAAATGAGGACAATATGCTATTAAGtagtaataatacaataattttgttaaaatgtgtaaataataaaggtAAAGTTAGAAATGGTTCTAAAAATAGCTCCAAAAGTAACTAtaagaaagaaaaatacaaaagaagtcatacaaaaaaagaaaaaaagtttAAAGTAAATAGTGCCGGTGAAGACTTATTATCTGATTCTCGGGACTATCCTTCCTTAAAagtaaattataaaattaataaaaaaaatcattatgaaaaaacaaagaaaatGGGATTTCCCCAAATGGCAATGAATGATAAGAATGAACGAATTTCTAGTAGTATATGCACAGATAATgcaaaatttataaattttttaaaagagcATGGGAAAAATGCTCATTACAAAAATCGtaaaagatataataatttacggagacaacaaaaaaaaaatgttcaaaaaaaagaaggtaatttaaaaacaataaataattatatattagaCATTCATGATAGAAATATGTCTAGTGCAAATATGGgatcaaataatatacataaatcTAAAACATCTTTAAAATATCATACACATGATGAGCAAGCTGAACAAGCTTATTTAAGCGAATTACAAATTGCAGAAAGTGAACGAAGtgtaaaagataaaaatcgtttaaaaaattattcaaacacaattaaagaagaaaataaaattataaaacaaaaagataaaatcAAAGCATTATTGTCTCGAACTCGACGATGCTTTTTATTTCggaaaaaaacattaagaaaaagaaaagaaaaaattataatatttttaaatcataaTTATACACCACCtgaaaatggaaaatttaatgatcatttttataaaactaTACATAAGGACgatttagaaaatttagaagaagaaaaaatatatcttcaCCATAATAAAGGAAATactatcaaaaaaattatatatagaatatttccacaattttctatatttagTTTAATCTTATTTGTTACATTTATCCAATGGGTAATGTTTATTATACTTATATCCGTAAAATCTGATTTTCCTTTAACACCATCaa ATGATTCGTTAAAGAATTTTGGAAGCAATTTTCCCtatcaaatttttaaaaaggcGGAAGTTTATCGCCTTTTTACAGCTTTGTTTTTGCATTCAAATTTCAATCATATTTGTGCCAATACATATGTTCAGTTAACTGTCGGATTCTTACTAGAATATTTGTATGGGACATATGTCGTTTTTTTAGTTTACGTATTCACAg gcatatatggaataatattatcatcGCCTTTAACATACTGTTACTCAACTACAGAAAGTAGTAGTAGTTCATCGGGGATTAttggaatatttttttcagaaATTTTAATGATGACTAATTTTAATGTAGACACAATTAGTATTAGtgttcatttattttgtttttttcttcttcttttatttcttaaatTCTCATTGAACACTATCagtattaatatttatagcCATTTTTTTGGTTTCATTGGAG gATTTTTGATAggaattattttaaaacgTAATCAATTGAAATACTTTTTAAAGaacaatttattaattcaaaTATTATCCCTTATTTTTCTCATTGTAAGTTTAGCAACCGCTATTTTTGTTTCAACATCTGTCATGCAGGATTGTCCGTATTag